The Halomonas elongata DSM 2581 DNA segment CCGAACCGCGCCTTGTAGGCCTCGTTCAGGCGTTCGAAGCGGGCCATCTCTTCCGGCGTGCACTGGTCGAGGCCGGCGCCGGCCTGCTCCCGGGTGGAGTCGTCGGTGAGTTCGCCGGCGATGGCGGCCTTGCCGGCCAGGTCGGGGTGGGCGCGAATCACTTCCAGCTGACGCTCGGCATCGGCCGAGGCGAGCACCTCGCCCATGACGGCGGCGAGTCCTTCCGGAGTGTCCTGAGCGGCGCCCAGACCACGTTCCCAGGCCAGCTCGGCCACCCAGGGCGAGTGCTCGTAAATGTCACCATACTGATTAATGAAGGCGGCCCGATCCAGCGTGCTGGGACGGGGGGAGAGCTGCTTGTCACTCATGGCGGAGGTCTCCTTGCGGGTCGGGAAATCAGGTTAGCATTGTCGTGTTCCTACAAACTGTATACAAAAAATGTTTTGAAATGTACCCTTGATGGTACTAAAAGTGTCTTCAAAGCGACGCGTCCGCTGGCGCCGCCATCGAGGGTGAGCGTCAGGCAAGGCATGGGCACGTCGGTTCCATCGACTGGAGGAGAAACACATGGGATACCTGACGACACACGTGCTGGATACATCATCGGGGCTTCCGGGCAAGGGCATCCGCATCGAGGTCTATCGCCTCGAAGGCGACGAGCGCACCCGGCTGACCGAGGTCGTCACCAATGACGACGGTCGTTGCGATGCCCCCATCCTGGAAGGCGAGGCCTTCAGCGTCGGTGAATACGAGCTGGTCTTCCATGCCGGCGAATACCTGGATCGGCAGGGTGTGCCCGGCGATGCGCCGCGCTTTCTGGACGTGATTCCGCTGCGCTTCGGCGTGGCCGATGCGTCCCAGCATTATCATGTGCCGCTGCTGCTGTCGCCCTACAGCTACTCCACCTATCGGGGTAGCTGAGGGAAGCGTTAACCAAGACAACAACCGCATAATTCCAACGAGGCCTGACCGATGGAAGCCTATTTACTGGATTTCGCCAACCTCCTGTTGAGGTGGCTGCATGTGATCGCCGCCATTGCCTGGATCGGCGAGTCGATCTATTTCGTGATGCTGGACAACAGCCTGCGTCCTCCCAAGGCGGACGAGGACAAGCGCAAGGGCGTGTTCGGCGAGATGTGGGCCGTGCACGGCGGTGGCTTTTACCATAACCAGAAGTACGCCAGTGCCCCGGCAAAGCTGCCCGAGGATCTGCACTGGTCGTTCTGGAAGTCCTACGCCACCTGGCTTTCCGGGTTCGGGCTGTTCGTGCTGCTGTACAT contains these protein-coding regions:
- the uraH gene encoding hydroxyisourate hydrolase; translation: MGYLTTHVLDTSSGLPGKGIRIEVYRLEGDERTRLTEVVTNDDGRCDAPILEGEAFSVGEYELVFHAGEYLDRQGVPGDAPRFLDVIPLRFGVADASQHYHVPLLLSPYSYSTYRGS
- the uraD gene encoding 2-oxo-4-hydroxy-4-carboxy-5-ureidoimidazoline decarboxylase is translated as MSDKQLSPRPSTLDRAAFINQYGDIYEHSPWVAELAWERGLGAAQDTPEGLAAVMGEVLASADAERQLEVIRAHPDLAGKAAIAGELTDDSTREQAGAGLDQCTPEEMARFERLNEAYKARFGFPFVMAVKGSDRHAILDAFETRLKNDPAEERRTAIEQINRIAAFRLHDRVA